A single window of Leptospira kanakyensis DNA harbors:
- a CDS encoding aconitate hydratase: protein VHCDHLITAKDESGVDLGIAVKENKEVYDFLSSVSNKYGIGFWKPGAGIIHQVVLENYAFPGGMMIGTDSHTVNAGGLGMVAIGVGGADACDVMAGLPWELKWPKAIGVKLTGKLNGWTSAKDVILKVAGILTVKGGTGAIVEYFGPGAEALSCTGKGTICNMGAEIGATTSTFGYDESMERYLRSTNRSDVADLANKYKAQLTADPEVYADPSKYFDQVIEIDLDTLEPYVNGPFTPDLATPISKMKEEAAKNGWPLKVEVGLIGSCTNSSYEDISRAASLAKQVAAKGLKTKAEFTITPGSELVRYTIQRDGFIDSFHTIGAKVFSNACGPCIGMWSRVGADKKEKNTIVHSFNRNFQARQDGNPNTYAFVASPEITTALAIAGDLGFNPLTDTLTNEKGEKVKLDPPTGEELPKKGFAVEDAGFIAPAADGSGVQVIVDPASTRLQLLAPFKAWEGTDIKGLKLLIKAKGKCTTDHISMAGPWLKFRGHLDNISNNLLIGATNNFNGKINEVKNQLTGNYEPVPQTQRAYKAQGIGSIVVGDENYGEGSSREHAAMEPRHLGVRAVLVKSFARIHETNLKKQGMLALTFANKDDYEKIQEDDAIDIVGLTSFAEGKPLTLVLNHKDGKKDEISVNHTYNAQQIEWFKAGAALNLMKA, encoded by the coding sequence CGTTCACTGTGACCACTTAATTACAGCAAAAGACGAATCCGGTGTGGATCTTGGTATCGCTGTCAAAGAAAACAAAGAAGTTTATGATTTTTTATCCTCCGTTTCTAATAAATATGGAATCGGTTTCTGGAAACCAGGTGCTGGTATCATCCACCAAGTAGTTTTAGAAAACTATGCTTTCCCTGGTGGGATGATGATCGGAACCGACTCCCACACAGTGAACGCAGGTGGCCTTGGAATGGTTGCCATTGGTGTTGGTGGAGCTGACGCTTGTGATGTGATGGCAGGCCTTCCATGGGAACTCAAATGGCCAAAAGCCATCGGTGTCAAACTCACTGGAAAACTCAACGGTTGGACTTCCGCAAAAGACGTAATTTTAAAAGTAGCTGGGATCCTCACGGTTAAAGGTGGAACAGGTGCCATTGTAGAATACTTTGGTCCTGGTGCCGAAGCACTTTCTTGTACTGGAAAAGGTACAATTTGTAACATGGGTGCAGAAATTGGTGCTACCACTTCTACTTTCGGTTACGATGAATCCATGGAAAGATACCTAAGATCCACTAACAGAAGTGATGTGGCAGATCTTGCCAACAAGTATAAGGCGCAGCTCACTGCTGACCCAGAAGTGTATGCAGATCCTTCTAAATACTTTGACCAAGTGATTGAAATTGATTTAGATACACTCGAGCCTTATGTGAATGGTCCATTCACTCCAGACCTTGCCACTCCTATTTCTAAAATGAAAGAAGAGGCTGCAAAGAATGGTTGGCCACTCAAAGTAGAAGTAGGCCTTATCGGATCTTGTACGAACTCTTCTTACGAAGATATCTCAAGAGCTGCATCCCTTGCCAAACAAGTGGCTGCCAAAGGTCTTAAAACCAAAGCTGAGTTTACCATCACTCCTGGTTCGGAACTCGTTCGTTACACCATCCAAAGAGATGGATTCATTGATTCTTTCCATACGATTGGAGCCAAAGTATTTTCGAATGCTTGTGGGCCTTGTATTGGAATGTGGTCACGTGTGGGTGCCGATAAAAAAGAAAAGAACACCATTGTTCACTCTTTCAATCGTAACTTCCAAGCACGCCAAGATGGAAACCCAAATACATATGCATTTGTGGCATCTCCTGAGATCACAACAGCCCTTGCCATTGCTGGTGACTTAGGTTTCAATCCACTCACAGACACTCTAACCAATGAAAAAGGGGAAAAGGTGAAACTTGACCCACCAACTGGGGAAGAGTTACCTAAAAAAGGTTTTGCGGTTGAGGATGCGGGTTTCATCGCTCCTGCGGCTGATGGTTCTGGGGTGCAAGTGATTGTGGATCCGGCATCCACAAGACTCCAACTCCTCGCACCGTTTAAGGCTTGGGAAGGAACGGACATCAAAGGTCTGAAACTCCTCATCAAAGCAAAAGGAAAATGTACAACAGACCATATTTCGATGGCAGGCCCTTGGCTCAAGTTCCGTGGTCACTTGGATAATATTTCCAATAACTTACTCATTGGTGCTACAAACAACTTCAATGGAAAAATCAATGAAGTGAAAAACCAACTCACCGGAAACTACGAACCAGTTCCACAAACTCAAAGAGCTTACAAGGCTCAAGGAATTGGATCGATTGTTGTGGGTGATGAGAACTATGGGGAAGGTTCTTCTCGTGAACACGCAGCCATGGAACCAAGACATTTAGGTGTTCGTGCGGTTCTTGTGAAATCGTTTGCTCGGATTCACGAAACCAACTTGAAAAAACAAGGGATGTTAGCTTTAACTTTTGCAAACAAAGATGACTACGAAAAAATCCAAGAAGATGATGCGATTGACATTGTTGGACTCACTAGTTTTGCAGAAGGAAAACCACTGACTCTTGTGTTGAATCATAAGGATGGTAAAAAGGATGAAATTTCTGTAAACCATACTTACAATGCACAACAGATCGAATGGTTCAAAGCAGGTGCTGCCTTGAACTTGATGAAAGCATAA